A genomic region of Gadus macrocephalus chromosome 5, ASM3116895v1 contains the following coding sequences:
- the hs6st1a gene encoding LOW QUALITY PROTEIN: heparan-sulfate 6-O-sulfotransferase 1-A (The sequence of the model RefSeq protein was modified relative to this genomic sequence to represent the inferred CDS: deleted 4 bases in 2 codons), which produces RPPHFLFPNRKFYYITLLRDPVSRYLSEWRHVQRGATWKTSLHMCDGRTPTPEELPTCYEGSDWSGCTLQQFMDCPYNLANNRQVRMLADLSLVGCYNMSTVPEKKRAQLLLDSAKKNLRDMAFFGLTEYQRKTQFLFERTFRLRFIHPFMQYNSTRAAGVDLDNTTIQRIEELNELDMELYDYARDLFQQRYQFTRQRERRQQRLKTRLQPGHRGLGLGVGLWPSRGRPGAPLPGPDADRDGDGDEEGAGRERGRRSRGRTEEVGGNRPPTEDYINQINRW; this is translated from the exons CGTCcacctcacttcctgttccccAACAGGAAGTTCTACTACATCACGCTGCTGCGGGACCCGGTGTCGCGCTACCTCAGCGAGTGGCGGCACGtccagcgcggcgccacctggAAGACGTCTCTGCACATGTGCGACGGCCGCACGCCCACGCCGGAGGAGCTGCCCACCTGCTACgagggctctgattggtcggggTGCACGCTGCAGCAGTTCATGGACTGTCCCTACAACCTGGCCAACAACAGACAG GTGCGCATGCTGGCCGACCTGAGTCTGGTGGGCTGCTACAACATGTCCACGGTGCCGGAGAAGAAGCGGGCtcagctgctgctggactcGGCCAAGAAGAACCTGCGCGACATGGCCTTCTTCGGCCTGACGGAGTACCAGAGGAAGACCCAGTTCCTGTTCGAGAGAACCTTCCGGCTGCGCTTCATCCACCCCTTCATGCAGTACAACAGCACGCGGGCCGCCGGCGTGGACCTGGACAACACCACG atCCAGCGCATCGAGGAGCTGAACGAGCTGGACATGGAGCTGTATGACTACGCCCGGGACCTCTTCCAGCAGCGCTACCAGTTCACCCGGCAGCGCGAGCGCCGCCAGCAGCGGCTGAAGACGCGCCTGCAGCCGGGGCACCGCGGCCTGGGGCTGGGGGTCGGCCTCTGGCCCTCCCGGGGCCGACCGGGGGCC CCGTTGCCGGGGCCCGACGCGGACAGGGACGGAGACGGCGACgaggagggagctgga cgtGAGCGTGGGAGGCGGAGCAGGGGAAGgacggaggaggtgggggggaaccGACCCCCCACCGAGGACTACATCAACCAGATCAACCGCTGGTAg